The window CAAAATCAACCACCCAAAAAGGCCCGCCAGCTAAATTAATCCCCTTTCTCTGCCCTTTTGTATAAAAATGAAGTCCTTTGTGCTCTCCCAATAAAACGCCTTTTGTATCCAATATTTTTCCCGACTTAACTCCAATATTTTCTGTCAAAAAATCAGTTAAAGATTTTTCTCCGATAAAACACAAATCCTGACTCTGGCGAAGGGTATGTTTAATGCCTTGCTCCTCAGCAATCCGATAAGCTTCTTGCTTGGTCAAATCTCTTAAAGGGAAAACTATTTTAGAAACTTGTTCTTGGGAAAGAAGCGCTAAAAAATATGTCTGGTCTTTTTCCTTGTCCTTTGGGCTTTGCAGTTGAAACTCTCCGTCATTTTCTATTGTTCTAGCATAATGCCCAGTAGCCACATAATCTGCATTTTCCTCTTTAGCAAAATCTAAAAGCGCCTTTATTTTCACGCTTCTATTGCAAAACAAACAAGGACTTGGTGTTTGATTATTCTTAAGTGTTTCCAGAAAATAATCTATTACTGTTTTCTGGAATTGTTCAGAGGCATCAATAATAAAATACGGGACGCCAAATTTCTCACAAGTTTTTTTGGCTCGCTCCATACTGCATTCTGAACAGCACACATTTTCTTTAATCGCATTTTTTTCGTCTTGCCAGCAATTAAATTTTACAGTTGCCCCGATAACTTCAAAACCCTGTTTCTTGAGAAGAAACAGGGCAACCGAAGAATCAACTCCGCCAGACATTCCTAATATGACTTTTTTATTATTTCCTTTAACCATCTTTACTATGAAGCTTTTCCTCATTTTGTATCCAACCACTATACTTTTCTTCAATCTGTATCCTCTCTGCCTCTAATGTCTTGTGTCTTTTTATAAGATTATCAGGAATCGCTCTTTTGTTTTTTTGTAAAAAATCATAAATCGCTTCATGGAGCGCATCTATTGCCAAGACCGAACAATGGACCTTGATAGGAGGAAGGCCTCCCAGTTTATCCAAGACCTGGTCTTTAGTTATCTCAAGGGACTGTTCTATTGTTTTGCCCTTCACCAACTCTGTGATGATACTGCTTGAAGCCAACGCAGCTATACAGCCGAATGTCTCAAAACTTATATCCTTAATTATCTCATTCCCCTTCTTATCTTCTCTGATTTTAATATATAACCACATCACATCCCCACAATTATGAAGACACAATACAGGAGTTGTGAAAGATCTTGAGCTGTTAACCTCTAAATTCCAAACTGTCCCCCTATAGTTCTTGTACCCAATTCCCGTAATAGGCATTATCGCATAATCTCCGTCAATCCAGCTATCAACCCTAACTTTTTTTTGGTTTTTAAATGGAACATCCATAATCTTGCACAACTTCTCTAAAGAAGATCGCTGTCCTATGTGCACTCTAAAGCTTTTTCTATGCCTAAGACCACCTATCTCTTTTTCTTCTTCTTCATATACTGAAGGTATTATCCCTTGTCTTAATAAAAGCATCTTTAACTGCTGAGCAATTTGAAGGGAAATAGTAGAATAACTGGCTCTTGGATATTCCCTTTTAATATTCAAATAACCATCTCCGCGCCACATTCCTTGGATTAAACTGATCTGTTTCTTGGGGGGGAGCAACATCATGAAATGTGGAATATGCTTATCGGCAGCCCCTTTACCACAGAGATTCTTTAATAATTTAACAAATTCTACGCTATGAATAGCCACATAAGCCGTATTGCGAGTAGGATATTTTCTAACATAAGGCTTCAGGCCAAAAATATTCTTGGCTACATTACAGACATCATCTATATATTTAATTTCATTAATATTAAAAGCAAAGCTAGCTGCCTGTCTGCATGGCTCTTCTTGGATATATCCCTCCGCAAGATAATAACCAATTAATCTTAAAAAATCTGAGGATATTTTTATGGATTTGGGCAATGTTTGGCTCTTGAAATCATACTTCGCCTTTTTGAAGTTTATCTTAAGATGTTTTTGATCTTTTATTTCCTTTAAAATAGGATAGGCAATAAGATCCTTTTTCTCCAGTTCTTGAGCATGGTGCCAAGCCAAGCCCTTAATAAATCTTTTCTTATTTTTAGTAAAAGAAAAGTACCAAGTTTTGGGAATCTTGACCGCTAAAACCAAGTGGTCGCCAGTCAGGTATTGAACGCCTAATTTATTCTTGACAGCCAAAACTTTTCCTGAAAATTTACGTTTATAGACTGATTTAATTTCATGATATCGACCATCGTGTGAAAGCACCATGCTCTTGTTATGAACGGTACAAATAGGTTGTACTTTAAAATTAAGATGAACTGCTGTGGAAGGAACAACACAGGTTGGATTGCCGACCTTGCCAAGGCCGTCATAATCTTTTATCTTTCCATAGTTCCGTGGATTTCTAAATGTTTCAACAACTTTTTTTGAGTAAGCCATATGAATCAAAATGGAGAGATTCTCCTTAGTTTTCCAACAATTTCCGGAAGCTTAACCAGCAATTTTTTAATATCTTTCTCTGCATTAAAGCGGCTCAAGCTAAAACGAACAGTGCTGTTGACTTCTTGCGGCATCAGCCCGATTGCTATTAATGCTGGATTCGGTTCCAGTTTGTTTGAAGAACAGGCCGAGCCAGTGGCAACAAAAATTTTTTCTACATCCAAAAGCCCCACTATTGCCTCGCCTTCAACTCCGAAGAAAACGGCATTAACAATATTCGGCAACCCTCCTTCGTCTCTTGGGCCATTTATTTTCACTCTCGGAATTTTAATCAACTCTTCAATCAACATATTTTTCAGCCCTCTGATATTTTCAATGTGTTTCTTGTCTAAAGCGAGCTCTACTGCTTTTCCGAATCCAACAATGCCAGCAATATTTTCAGTTCCAGAACGGCTTCTTCTCTCCTGCCCTCCTCCATGCTGCCAAGCCATAATCTTTGTGCCTTTTCTAATATATAGCGCTCCTACTCCTTTTGGTCCATGAATTTTATGCGCGTTTAAAGTAATTAAATCAATCGCTTGTTTTCTGACATTTATCTCTGTTTTTGTATAGCTTTGGCACGCATCAGTATGAAAATATACATTATGTTTTTTACAGACATGCCCTAGCGCGCCTAAATCCTGGATTGTGCCAAACTCATTTTGACCGTGTATAATTGAAACCAAAATTGTCCTGTTATTAATCGCTCTATCTAAATCATCTGGGTTCACAAATCCATACTTATCTGTTTCTATATAAGTTATTTCAAAACCTTGTTCCTCAAGCCATTTATAGACCTCTAAAACAGATGGGTGTTCAATTTTGGTTGTGATAATATGATTGCCCCTATCTTTATTGGCAAAAGTAATCCCCTTGATAGCGAAATTATTTGATTCAGTCCCGCCGGATGTAAACACAATTTCGCTCAAGTCTGCTGATATTGAGTTTGCAATAATGCTCCTGGCCTCTTTAATCGCCTTTTTTGCATTTTCGCCAAGAGTATGAGGCGAAGAGGCATTGCCATATTGTCCTCCCAAAAACGGCAACATTGCCCTTAAAACAATGGGGTCAATTTTTGTGGTTGATGCGTTGTCTAAATAAATCTCTTTTATCATTTTTCTTTTGTTAGAAACCAATAGATCCTGCTCTTTTGCTCTGACTTTTTCCGGGTGTACGTTTAATGTGGGTGCCCGCAAGAATATCCCGAGGGACATTCAGATATAGGGCTCCCTTAGAAAAAGTAGTGCCGGAAAATCGTTCAGAACTAGAACAGGACCTGCTTTTATTATATCATTTCAACTACCTCTGTCAAATCCAGAAAAGCCCTACATTACATCGTCTTCAGCCCTTTTATAATCAAAAATTTCATCAGGCGCAAGCCAAAACTCTATTTCGTGCTTTGATTCTTCCGGTGTTTCTGAAGCATGGACTAAATTCCTTACCGAGCGCTTGTCTTTATTCGCTGCAGTGGAATCATCCACGGAAAAGTCGCCTCTAATAGTGCCCATATCTGCCTGCGCTGGCATAGTTGGACCCACTATTTTCCTCACCATATTGATAGCGTGAATTCCTTCTATGACCATCTTCACCATAGGGCCTGAAGTAAGAAAATCAATCAACCAGGTCCTGACTATTTTACCTATTTCCAAAGGATCTTCTGTCCCTAATTCTTCTTTAGCATCAATATTATACTCTTGATAATTTTTAAGAGTTTTTTCTCCTATCCGCCTTATCCATTGTTCGTCTTTTGGATAATGATTGTCTATCTGGTCTTTTGTCGCCAAAAACATTCTTAAAGCGATAATCTTCAACCCCCGTCTTTCAATGCGGGAAATAATTTCGCCAGCCAAACCTCTTTTTACCGCATCGGGCTTAATAATAAGAATGGTTCTTTCTCTTTTTGGATGAGACATATGTCTTTTTGTTTACTTGTTTGTAAGATATTTATACCAGAATCTTCTAATTTTGCCAAGACATCAGGAGAAGGGTGGTTGTAGGGATTATTCTCTCCAACTGAAATCACTGCCACGCTCGGATTAACTGCTTTTAAAAAATCATCAGAACTGGAATATTTGCTTCCATGATGAGCGATTTTCAAAATATCAGCGCTAATGGGCAGATTGTTTTCAATTAGCAAATCCTCTACTTGGCTTGAAATATCTCCGGTTAATAAAACCTTTTCCCCGTTGCTCTCCAATATTAAAACAATAGAAGTGTCGTTAGTATTACTAACTATTCTGCCCTCTAATTTTTCAAAAGGATATAATACATCTATATTTAGATATGTGGATATTTCAATATTTAAATCTTGTTTAGCAATCCAAATCTTCGCCCTCTCTTTTTCAATCACATTCAACCATTCTTGAAGCAAAGAACTGTCGCTGTCAACGCCTGTCCATAAAATATTTTTTACCTTGTATCTTTTTAAAACTTCTATTAATCCGAACAAATGGTCTTTGTCAGGATGAGTGAGGACAATCAAATCAATTGACCTGTCCCAAAAAGGCATTTTAGATTCTAATTTCTTGATAACAGAATTATCCGGTCCCCCATCAATTAAAACTTGCTGTCCTTGTGAGGCCATAATGAATATACTATCGCCCTGTCCCACATCAAAAAAACAAATCTCAAGTCCTTTATCTTTGCTGATATCCCAGGCAACTGCCCATGAAAAGATATTCAGCACAAAAAGGATTATTAAAATTGTCTTCTTGTTTATCTCCATTACCATATTGTATCCAAAATCCCTTAAAACTCAAAACCGCTGGGAGTTCCTCTAGCGGTTTTGGGTTTTTCTCGCCTATCAAAGCTTTAGTAAGGATCAGAGTTTTGATTTTAGCCGGCCAACCAACCGCCATCAATTACAACCATAGAACCCGTCATATATGAGGACTCGTCAGAGGCAAGAAAAACGACTAAATTAGAAACCTCTTCTGGTTTTGCAACTCTGCGCATTGGCACTTTGGCTAATATTGCCTCCATTGCTTTTGGGTCCTGCTTAATGGGGTCAATCATTGGGGTTTCAATCATACCCGGAGCAACAGCATTGACCCTGATGTTATAGGGGGCTAACTCTACTGCCAAGGCCTCTGTCATCGCCGCAATTCCCCCTTTTGAAGCGCAATAATGGACAATATTCGGAAAACCAACCCCAACCTGGCCCATAGCCACAGAAGCGATATTAATTATGACTCCTGATTTTTGTTTTGCCATCTCTTTGCCTACTGCTTGGGCGCATAAGAAATAGCCCTTCAGATTAA is drawn from Patescibacteria group bacterium and contains these coding sequences:
- the mnmA gene encoding tRNA 2-thiouridine(34) synthase MnmA, which gives rise to MRKSFIVKMVKGNNKKVILGMSGGVDSSVALFLLKKQGFEVIGATVKFNCWQDEKNAIKENVCCSECSMERAKKTCEKFGVPYFIIDASEQFQKTVIDYFLETLKNNQTPSPCLFCNRSVKIKALLDFAKEENADYVATGHYARTIENDGEFQLQSPKDKEKDQTYFLALLSQEQVSKIVFPLRDLTKQEAYRIAEEQGIKHTLRQSQDLCFIGEKSLTDFLTENIGVKSGKILDTKGVLLGEHKGLHFYTKGQRKGINLAGGPFWVVDFDIEKNNLIVSKDKNDKRFFSKELWLSGVSFISDRLPKGKTKILTRTRFRQPLVKATLIRRSQDSGNSTDWRLIFDAPQQSVAPGQIAVFYSLPDGGTCLGGGIIELTK
- a CDS encoding iron-sulfur cluster assembly scaffold protein, translating into MPITGIGYKNYRGTVWNLEVNSSRSFTTPVLCLHNCGDVMWLYIKIREDKKGNEIIKDISFETFGCIAALASSSIITELVKGKTIEQSLEITKDQVLDKLGGLPPIKVHCSVLAIDALHEAIYDFLQKNKRAIPDNLIKRHKTLEAERIQIEEKYSGWIQNEEKLHSKDG
- a CDS encoding cysteine desulfurase, which produces MIKEIYLDNASTTKIDPIVLRAMLPFLGGQYGNASSPHTLGENAKKAIKEARSIIANSISADLSEIVFTSGGTESNNFAIKGITFANKDRGNHIITTKIEHPSVLEVYKWLEEQGFEITYIETDKYGFVNPDDLDRAINNRTILVSIIHGQNEFGTIQDLGALGHVCKKHNVYFHTDACQSYTKTEINVRKQAIDLITLNAHKIHGPKGVGALYIRKGTKIMAWQHGGGQERRSRSGTENIAGIVGFGKAVELALDKKHIENIRGLKNMLIEELIKIPRVKINGPRDEGGLPNIVNAVFFGVEGEAIVGLLDVEKIFVATGSACSSNKLEPNPALIAIGLMPQEVNSTVRFSLSRFNAEKDIKKLLVKLPEIVGKLRRISPF
- a CDS encoding nucleoside-diphosphate kinase (catalyzes the formation of nucleoside triphosphate from ATP and nucleoside diphosphate), with protein sequence MSHPKRERTILIIKPDAVKRGLAGEIISRIERRGLKIIALRMFLATKDQIDNHYPKDEQWIRRIGEKTLKNYQEYNIDAKEELGTEDPLEIGKIVRTWLIDFLTSGPMVKMVIEGIHAINMVRKIVGPTMPAQADMGTIRGDFSVDDSTAANKDKRSVRNLVHASETPEESKHEIEFWLAPDEIFDYKRAEDDVM
- a CDS encoding MBL fold metallo-hydrolase, with the protein product MVMEINKKTILIILFVLNIFSWAVAWDISKDKGLEICFFDVGQGDSIFIMASQGQQVLIDGGPDNSVIKKLESKMPFWDRSIDLIVLTHPDKDHLFGLIEVLKRYKVKNILWTGVDSDSSLLQEWLNVIEKERAKIWIAKQDLNIEISTYLNIDVLYPFEKLEGRIVSNTNDTSIVLILESNGEKVLLTGDISSQVEDLLIENNLPISADILKIAHHGSKYSSSDDFLKAVNPSVAVISVGENNPYNHPSPDVLAKLEDSGINILQTSKQKDICLIQKEKEPFLLLSPMR
- a CDS encoding SDR family oxidoreductase, translating into MFDLNGKVAIVTGARRGMGRTHSLLLAQAGARVVVSDIDLKECEKVVAEIKKAGGQAIVVKCDVTNKKDIDQMVSKTIKEFGKIDILVNNAGICQFKPFLELTEEEWDRTLDINLKGYFLCAQAVGKEMAKQKSGVIINIASVAMGQVGVGFPNIVHYCASKGGIAAMTEALAVELAPYNIRVNAVAPGMIETPMIDPIKQDPKAMEAILAKVPMRRVAKPEEVSNLVVFLASDESSYMTGSMVVIDGGWLAG